From Bacteroidota bacterium, a single genomic window includes:
- the murC gene encoding UDP-N-acetylmuramate--L-alanine ligase (Catalyzes the formation of UDP-N-acetylmuramoyl-L-alanine from UDP-N-acetylmuramate and L-alanine in peptidoglycan synthesis), with the protein MFGKIRKLYFVGIGGSGMSGIAEILHNLGFEISGSDQTASDVTRYLEGRGVTIYDGHLAENLDDSEVVVISSAVGEDNAEVVEARRRGIPVIKRAEMLGEIMRLKYSIGIAGTHGKTTTTSMIGRILRTGNYQPTIIVGGIVAELGTGAALGEGQYLVAEADEYDKSFLSMFPSMAVVTNVERDHMDCYDDIEDLHNSFVAYMNRVPFFGSIVLSADNEDLMRLRDRLARPFVTFGFSVEADYRAVKVNMEQGRSTFSVYRRGEYLGDILLHVPGRHNVSNA; encoded by the coding sequence ATGTTTGGAAAAATTCGGAAACTCTACTTTGTGGGAATCGGCGGTTCGGGAATGTCCGGCATCGCCGAGATCCTGCACAATCTCGGTTTTGAGATCAGCGGCTCGGACCAGACGGCCTCGGATGTCACCCGCTACCTTGAAGGCCGAGGCGTCACGATCTACGACGGTCACCTGGCGGAGAATCTCGACGACAGCGAAGTGGTCGTGATCTCCTCGGCTGTCGGCGAAGACAACGCCGAGGTAGTCGAGGCGCGTCGGCGCGGTATCCCGGTGATTAAGCGGGCCGAGATGTTGGGCGAGATCATGCGCCTCAAGTATTCGATCGGCATTGCCGGTACGCACGGCAAAACCACGACGACCTCGATGATCGGTCGCATCCTGCGGACCGGCAACTACCAACCGACGATCATTGTCGGTGGCATCGTGGCCGAACTCGGCACCGGTGCGGCGTTAGGCGAGGGGCAGTATCTCGTGGCCGAGGCGGACGAATACGACAAGTCGTTTCTGTCGATGTTTCCGTCGATGGCAGTCGTGACGAATGTCGAACGAGATCACATGGACTGCTACGACGATATCGAGGATTTGCACAATTCGTTTGTCGCCTACATGAACCGCGTGCCGTTTTTCGGTTCAATCGTCCTTTCGGCCGACAACGAAGACCTCATGCGCCTTCGGGATCGACTGGCCCGGCCGTTTGTCACGTTTGGTTTTTCGGTCGAGGCCGACTATCGCGCGGTCAAGGTGAATATGGAGCAGGGTCGATCCACCTTCTCGGTCTATCGTCGCGGTGAGTATCTCGGCGATATTCTCCTTCATGTTCCCGGCCGTCACAATGTGTCCAATGCGAT